The following proteins are encoded in a genomic region of Synechococcus sp. ROS8604:
- the rlmD gene encoding 23S rRNA (uracil(1939)-C(5))-methyltransferase RlmD: MAQSLSDPPLAGQIISVLGTDLNHQGLGLARWQGWVVVVPQLLPGEKAQVQLLQRKKSQWFARHLKTLVAAPGSRKAPCILAKDCGGCSLQHLEESIQGEWKRNRLEQTLKRIGGIDIQSPKPINSDLEHLGYRNRALIPLLRQEDQLRLGYYRRGSHQIVNLNRCPVLDPRIDALIKPLKQDLEASGWPADADLRGEPGLRHLGLRVGMRTGEILITLVSATPELKGIKELALEWMNRWPAVAGVTLNLQPRRSNTVLGAITHTLAGRDCISECFCDLQLLLGTTTFFQINTARAEQIVIVLREWLLQREGCKRIIDAYCGIGTISLPIAAAGIGVVGLEINPASVQQARQNAALNGLMDARFEAGDVASLLSDSLPDHDALVVDPPRKGLAADVLEAILNCPPKSLAYLSCDSATLARDLKRLVSDDGPYAIDRIQPVDFFPQTTHLECLVLLKRINCEVQP; encoded by the coding sequence ATGGCCCAGTCCTTGAGCGACCCACCACTAGCTGGTCAAATCATCTCCGTTCTGGGCACCGATCTCAATCACCAGGGCCTGGGATTGGCTCGCTGGCAAGGCTGGGTGGTGGTCGTTCCCCAGTTGCTTCCAGGGGAAAAGGCCCAGGTGCAATTGCTGCAACGCAAGAAGTCGCAATGGTTTGCGCGCCATCTCAAAACGTTGGTGGCGGCCCCAGGCTCGAGAAAAGCTCCGTGCATCCTTGCCAAAGACTGTGGAGGGTGTTCTCTCCAACACCTCGAAGAAAGTATTCAGGGGGAATGGAAGCGCAACCGTCTTGAGCAAACCCTGAAACGGATCGGTGGGATTGACATCCAGTCCCCGAAACCGATCAACAGCGATCTTGAGCACTTGGGCTATCGCAATCGAGCTCTGATTCCCCTGCTTCGACAAGAGGATCAGCTGCGGTTGGGGTACTACCGCCGTGGAAGCCATCAGATCGTGAACCTCAATCGTTGTCCTGTCTTAGACCCACGCATCGATGCCTTAATCAAACCCCTGAAACAAGACCTAGAAGCCAGTGGTTGGCCAGCCGATGCTGACTTGCGTGGAGAACCCGGTCTTCGCCACCTCGGTTTGCGCGTGGGTATGCGAACAGGCGAAATCCTGATCACCTTGGTCAGTGCCACACCCGAACTCAAAGGAATCAAAGAACTGGCCTTGGAGTGGATGAACCGTTGGCCTGCTGTAGCAGGTGTGACCCTGAACCTGCAACCGCGCCGGAGCAATACCGTGCTCGGAGCGATCACCCACACGCTCGCTGGTCGCGATTGCATCAGCGAATGCTTCTGCGATCTTCAACTCCTGCTTGGAACCACCACCTTTTTCCAAATAAACACCGCTCGTGCCGAGCAGATCGTGATTGTTTTGCGGGAGTGGCTTCTTCAGCGTGAAGGATGCAAGCGCATCATTGATGCCTATTGCGGCATCGGGACGATCAGCTTGCCCATCGCTGCAGCTGGCATAGGCGTGGTGGGGCTTGAGATCAATCCGGCTTCAGTCCAACAGGCGCGCCAAAACGCGGCCTTAAATGGACTTATGGATGCTCGCTTTGAAGCCGGTGACGTGGCCTCTCTGCTGAGTGATTCCCTGCCAGATCACGATGCTCTTGTGGTGGACCCACCGCGAAAAGGATTAGCAGCAGATGTGCTCGAAGCCATTTTGAACTGTCCACCCAAGAGCCTGGCCTACCTGAGTTGTGACTCAGCAACCCTGGCGAGGGACCTCAAGCGCCTGGTCTCAGACGACGGTCCCTATGCCATTGATCGCATTCAACCCGTGGACTTTTTCCCCCAGACAACCCATCTGGAATGCCTGGTCCTCCTGAAGCGCATCAACTGCGAAGTTCAACCTTGA
- a CDS encoding allophycocyanin subunit alpha-B encodes MSVVRDLILQADDDLRYPSSGELRSMVDFLSQGSIRLSVVRSLTENEKKIVDESAKQLFSRKPEYVAPGGNAFGQKQRAQCLRDYSWYLRLVTYGVLAGSTELIQQIGLVGAREMYNSLGVPMPGMVEAMRCMRGASLALLSEDQQALAAPYFDYLIQGMQTST; translated from the coding sequence ATGAGCGTTGTTCGGGATCTGATTCTCCAAGCAGATGACGATCTGCGTTACCCCAGCAGCGGTGAACTGCGATCCATGGTTGATTTCCTCAGCCAGGGTTCGATTCGTTTATCGGTTGTTCGAAGTCTCACTGAGAACGAGAAGAAAATTGTCGACGAATCAGCGAAACAGCTGTTCAGTCGAAAACCGGAATACGTTGCTCCTGGAGGCAACGCCTTCGGTCAGAAGCAGCGTGCCCAGTGCTTGCGGGACTACAGCTGGTACCTTCGCCTCGTAACCTACGGCGTTTTGGCAGGCAGTACGGAGCTTATCCAACAGATTGGTCTTGTGGGTGCCCGCGAGATGTACAACAGTCTTGGTGTTCCAATGCCTGGAATGGTGGAAGCCATGCGCTGCATGAGAGGGGCTTCCCTTGCACTTCTTTCAGAAGACCAGCAAGCACTTGCGGCTCCTTACTTTGATTACCTTATCCAAGGGATGCAGACCTCGACCTAA
- a CDS encoding ATP adenylyltransferase: MRTETYWNRALEKSEKALKSGALVPLSTSLERLEESAESNFELRTLESRLPKHLKREGPKPNPFKPWDRDLEVARLDPGHAVILNKYPVQRGHMLLITADWAAQDGWLDLSDWTALVHVDQDTSGLWFFNSGPIAGASQPHRHLQLLPRSKDERSCPRDLWFQKRLESKEKSETASDPLWNGCSVVSRISQSNDISAQAQGLYASYLSLSEQLGLGHPSQDQRPKSFYNLLLTPQWMAMVRRRREGAAGFSVNALGFAGYLLATTGADLHWLRMQGPEALLREVVLEIRGNTVVGSPS; encoded by the coding sequence ATGAGAACTGAGACCTATTGGAATCGAGCGCTCGAGAAAAGCGAAAAGGCTCTTAAGTCGGGTGCGCTGGTTCCTCTCAGTACTTCATTAGAACGTCTTGAAGAGAGTGCAGAATCCAATTTTGAATTGAGAACTCTCGAGAGCCGCTTACCCAAACACTTAAAGAGAGAGGGGCCGAAACCCAATCCTTTTAAACCCTGGGATAGGGACCTGGAGGTGGCGCGTTTGGATCCAGGTCATGCCGTGATCCTGAACAAATATCCGGTGCAACGCGGACACATGCTGCTGATCACGGCCGACTGGGCCGCCCAGGATGGTTGGCTAGATCTATCGGATTGGACTGCGTTGGTTCACGTGGACCAAGACACCTCCGGACTGTGGTTTTTCAATAGTGGACCAATTGCAGGGGCAAGTCAGCCCCATCGGCATCTTCAACTTCTGCCCCGCAGCAAAGACGAGAGAAGTTGTCCCAGAGACCTCTGGTTTCAAAAACGCCTGGAATCAAAAGAAAAATCCGAAACAGCTAGCGATCCGTTATGGAACGGTTGCTCCGTTGTCTCGCGAATCAGCCAAAGTAATGACATCTCCGCACAAGCTCAAGGCCTCTACGCCAGCTACTTATCACTCTCTGAACAATTAGGCCTTGGTCATCCATCTCAAGATCAACGCCCAAAGTCCTTTTACAACCTGTTACTAACCCCGCAATGGATGGCGATGGTGAGGCGTCGGCGAGAAGGAGCCGCAGGTTTCAGCGTGAATGCCCTTGGATTTGCCGGGTATCTCTTGGCCACAACAGGCGCAGATCTGCATTGGCTAAGGATGCAGGGTCCAGAGGCCTTATTGCGCGAGGTGGTGCTCGAAATCCGTGGAAACACGGTTGTGGGGTCCCCCTCCTAA
- a CDS encoding DUF3370 family protein, translating into MEQAYAYVPLMAGQRARSLNGTFNNVPVLHSNQPEIVKGPGILVNTTPGTATAAENNQPLRNAEFTFNGEFGIHMHHKYYPQDSSKLGGRRARGLLTVAAIAINPGNNPVTLKFKRGSVKNSFEAPYHPNRLMGVKPLGRRPWNTGPGDATAVQMLRGELDRKLPREITIPARSRKVIVSSVLPARGIMNGLLRGRSDGPFQLAVVAAEETNQEQELIAVLDSKRLAPGRIYLNRLNEIRTGKVFSRVAGVAIGDEYKASINHDLSQGALHIPLTSTRKHHFGTRDIQVNQLSTRMIDSALNNVGTYGVRFDVEMNLTGGGAHELVLSHPVASGRKPFTAFRGSIGIKSAEGYREVHVGMKSGQSLPLGQINTQANAVNPVTVSVVYPADATPGHLLSVVPVTQLALIRRREEMLEAARKAEEAAKKRKVVPPTPPPAINAKPKPLQANENKPRPQATPQPRATPRTYPKPAPRIAPPAVAAPSSGTKQYPPAMIMPQRVNDSLEQRYRDAIKAQQDWLRRLQGR; encoded by the coding sequence ATGGAGCAGGCCTACGCCTATGTGCCCTTAATGGCTGGGCAAAGGGCGCGTTCTCTCAATGGCACCTTTAATAACGTTCCCGTCCTGCATTCCAACCAACCCGAAATTGTCAAAGGGCCTGGAATCCTCGTCAACACAACGCCTGGTACTGCAACCGCCGCCGAAAACAACCAGCCCTTGAGGAATGCCGAATTCACATTTAATGGTGAATTCGGCATCCATATGCATCATAAGTATTACCCCCAAGACAGCAGCAAATTAGGAGGACGCCGGGCCAGAGGCTTGCTAACCGTGGCAGCGATAGCCATCAACCCAGGCAACAATCCTGTCACTCTTAAGTTCAAAAGAGGCTCCGTTAAAAATAGCTTTGAGGCCCCTTATCACCCCAATCGCTTGATGGGAGTGAAGCCCCTTGGCCGACGCCCTTGGAACACAGGTCCAGGGGACGCAACAGCTGTACAAATGCTGAGAGGGGAACTCGATCGCAAATTACCTCGAGAAATAACAATCCCAGCGCGAAGTCGCAAAGTGATTGTGAGCTCAGTTCTTCCTGCGAGAGGAATTATGAACGGGCTGTTGAGAGGCCGCAGCGACGGACCTTTCCAACTGGCTGTCGTTGCAGCGGAGGAGACCAACCAAGAGCAGGAGCTGATTGCCGTTCTAGACAGCAAGAGACTTGCTCCAGGGCGAATTTATTTAAATCGTCTCAATGAAATCCGTACCGGCAAAGTCTTTTCCAGAGTTGCTGGCGTTGCCATTGGCGATGAGTACAAGGCTTCGATTAATCATGATCTCTCACAGGGTGCATTGCATATTCCACTAACAAGCACCCGCAAACATCATTTTGGAACGAGAGATATACAGGTGAATCAATTATCAACACGAATGATTGACTCCGCCTTGAACAATGTTGGCACCTATGGCGTACGATTTGATGTTGAGATGAATCTCACTGGTGGTGGTGCTCATGAGTTGGTCTTAAGCCATCCAGTGGCATCCGGTCGAAAACCTTTCACAGCATTTCGGGGATCAATCGGAATTAAAAGTGCCGAAGGCTATCGAGAAGTTCATGTTGGGATGAAATCAGGGCAGAGCCTGCCCCTCGGCCAAATCAACACTCAAGCCAACGCTGTGAATCCCGTCACGGTGAGTGTTGTTTATCCAGCGGATGCCACACCGGGTCACTTGCTCAGCGTGGTGCCCGTGACCCAGCTCGCCTTGATTCGGCGCCGGGAAGAGATGCTGGAAGCGGCAAGAAAAGCTGAGGAAGCGGCCAAAAAACGCAAGGTGGTTCCACCAACGCCGCCACCAGCGATCAATGCAAAGCCGAAACCTCTTCAAGCGAACGAGAACAAACCAAGGCCGCAAGCAACACCGCAGCCACGAGCCACACCACGGACCTATCCGAAACCAGCCCCAAGGATTGCACCTCCGGCTGTTGCCGCACCATCCAGTGGTACCAAGCAATATCCGCCAGCGATGATCATGCCTCAGCGCGTCAATGACTCGCTGGAGCAACGGTATCGCGATGCCATTAAGGCGCAACAAGATTGGTTGCGCCGACTACAAGGTCGATAG
- a CDS encoding SDR family NAD(P)-dependent oxidoreductase, translated as MPEINRVAWIGRALIVGRGGLGKALAQELQRRQPALEVLLCGRSVVSELDDGGEWLVDLESPQSLEALSQRLLDDPQPLRLVLNATGRLHGGSLTPEKRLQQVSAGQLMESFAINAAGPLLLAKAIEPALKRDQPFHFASLSARVGSIGDNRSGGWYAYRGAKAAQNMFLRSLSVEWARRFPLATVTMLHPGTTDTALSKPFQNFVPPDRLFSPQKAGAMLLDVLLQQTAEDSGRFLAWDGQDIPW; from the coding sequence ATGCCTGAAATCAACAGAGTTGCTTGGATTGGCCGTGCATTGATCGTGGGCCGTGGTGGTCTTGGTAAGGCATTGGCGCAGGAACTGCAACGTCGTCAGCCCGCTTTGGAGGTCCTGCTGTGCGGTCGCAGCGTGGTTTCAGAGCTCGACGATGGCGGAGAGTGGCTGGTGGACCTGGAGTCCCCTCAGAGCCTTGAGGCGTTGTCTCAGAGGCTCCTAGACGATCCACAGCCGCTGCGTTTGGTGTTGAACGCCACAGGGCGACTGCATGGAGGTTCGCTGACCCCTGAGAAGCGCCTGCAGCAGGTGAGTGCCGGTCAATTGATGGAATCCTTTGCGATCAATGCCGCGGGGCCCCTGCTCTTGGCGAAAGCGATTGAGCCTGCCCTGAAGCGTGACCAGCCGTTTCACTTTGCGAGCCTCAGCGCCAGGGTCGGGAGCATCGGTGACAACAGAAGTGGTGGTTGGTATGCCTACCGCGGAGCCAAAGCCGCCCAGAACATGTTTTTGCGCTCGTTGAGTGTGGAGTGGGCGCGGCGCTTTCCACTCGCCACGGTGACGATGCTGCATCCAGGCACCACCGATACAGCCCTGTCCAAGCCATTCCAAAATTTTGTCCCGCCGGATCGTCTGTTCAGCCCCCAGAAAGCGGGCGCCATGTTGCTCGATGTTTTGCTCCAGCAGACAGCAGAAGACAGCGGCCGCTTTCTGGCTTGGGATGGTCAGGACATTCCTTGGTGA
- a CDS encoding molecular chaperone DnaJ — MGRRITLELPDHLVDRLDELKKEWCIRSRGDCLTRLLEEIWTDEPDLETPVDGFLDTGGIEDSELSSVSTSTDAVTSEQSSRATEPSYDEDRAIVLVRRRQEPETQDIAAVLSADTSQPKDNSTKSRGIDLPGFVRSRTQAIRTSLQHPKAPEERRDSPFVPVVSFDHLTACSDKAIEHWTNLYGSKPGATVLEAVMLWMARDIWPQLDGSEGRTFTWSQINQSMQDVCAEWSVQSPKFEHVIVAAAVLEDPFAAGSVADRIPTLIRRFVNRFKRSRRVTSFETLESTMTLHGALRLLDLPTQAGASLTLRSIRDAYKKKAIEAHPDAGGSTDGMRRLNEAYQMLRELYKDKESQPS, encoded by the coding sequence ATGGGGCGTCGGATCACACTTGAACTACCTGATCATCTCGTTGATCGCCTCGACGAGCTGAAAAAGGAGTGGTGCATCAGGTCCAGAGGCGATTGCTTAACGCGATTGCTGGAAGAGATCTGGACGGACGAGCCCGATCTTGAAACACCTGTTGATGGTTTTCTCGACACCGGCGGCATCGAAGATTCAGAGCTGTCATCGGTCTCGACCTCCACGGATGCAGTGACATCCGAGCAAAGCTCGCGAGCAACGGAACCCTCGTACGACGAAGACCGGGCCATCGTCTTGGTTCGCCGTCGTCAAGAGCCTGAGACGCAAGACATCGCTGCGGTGCTATCCGCCGACACGAGTCAACCCAAGGACAACAGCACGAAAAGTCGAGGCATCGACTTACCCGGATTTGTGCGCAGCCGCACGCAGGCCATCCGAACCAGCCTGCAACATCCAAAAGCGCCAGAAGAACGACGTGACAGTCCCTTTGTCCCCGTGGTCAGCTTTGATCACCTCACCGCTTGCAGCGATAAGGCCATTGAACATTGGACCAATCTCTATGGATCGAAACCCGGAGCAACGGTGCTGGAGGCGGTGATGCTCTGGATGGCTCGAGATATTTGGCCCCAATTGGATGGAAGCGAGGGACGCACCTTCACCTGGAGCCAAATAAACCAATCGATGCAGGATGTCTGCGCTGAATGGTCCGTTCAGTCTCCAAAATTTGAACATGTGATTGTCGCTGCTGCCGTTCTCGAAGATCCGTTTGCCGCCGGAAGCGTGGCAGATCGGATCCCAACCTTGATTCGTCGGTTTGTGAACCGCTTCAAACGGAGTCGGCGTGTGACTTCTTTTGAAACCTTGGAATCCACCATGACCCTGCATGGAGCCTTGCGCTTGCTCGATCTGCCCACGCAAGCTGGAGCATCCCTCACACTGCGCTCCATCCGAGATGCCTACAAGAAAAAGGCGATTGAAGCCCATCCAGATGCAGGTGGCTCTACGGATGGAATGAGACGACTGAATGAGGCTTATCAGATGCTGCGGGAGCTCTACAAAGACAAAGAGTCGCAGCCGTCTTAG
- a CDS encoding DUF4090 family protein, producing MDFSGPDAIDNAIKAGLDIDGSPLPEAMLTLYREVMDQEAQRKRSGVRKSMRNRIVRTGAKHFSQDVLNSRLIEAGWEGLKDKEISFYFS from the coding sequence ATGGACTTCAGCGGCCCAGACGCCATCGACAATGCGATTAAGGCTGGATTGGACATCGATGGAAGCCCTCTTCCGGAAGCGATGCTCACCCTTTATCGCGAGGTGATGGATCAAGAGGCTCAACGCAAGCGCAGTGGAGTGCGTAAATCAATGCGCAACCGCATCGTGCGCACCGGGGCCAAGCATTTCAGCCAAGACGTCCTAAACTCCCGATTAATCGAAGCTGGCTGGGAAGGGTTGAAGGACAAGGAAATCAGCTTTTACTTCAGCTGA
- a CDS encoding DUF2237 family protein, whose amino-acid sequence MPSQQQEQKPVGQGDLNVLGGALEGCSCEPMTGWFRDGHCRTDPSDMGQHSVCCVMSERFLNYSKAQGNDLSTPMPDFGFPGLKPGDHWCVCAPRWKQAYDDGMAPPVRLEATEHTALKVIPLDVLKTHAHQGMS is encoded by the coding sequence ATGCCGTCACAACAACAAGAGCAAAAGCCAGTTGGGCAGGGTGATCTGAACGTTTTAGGCGGTGCGCTTGAAGGCTGTAGTTGTGAGCCGATGACGGGTTGGTTTCGAGATGGACACTGCCGCACCGATCCAAGCGACATGGGGCAACACAGCGTCTGCTGTGTGATGTCAGAACGATTTCTGAATTACAGCAAGGCCCAGGGCAATGACCTGAGCACTCCCATGCCCGACTTCGGCTTCCCTGGCCTCAAACCAGGCGATCACTGGTGTGTCTGCGCCCCACGCTGGAAACAGGCCTACGACGACGGGATGGCGCCACCCGTACGCCTCGAAGCGACGGAACACACAGCGCTCAAGGTAATCCCGTTGGACGTCCTCAAAACACACGCTCACCAAGGAATGTCCTGA
- a CDS encoding sigma-70 family RNA polymerase sigma factor, with translation MNKRQTIRNERIERHLNLVDPIAGHYAKRSGLDRDDLKQVGRLGLLRAAEGYEQGQDKPFEVYARPHIKGAILHYLRDSVGLIRLPRRLQEQAQSSIKTNSSESAKSQGMTAEIELNVQIYRRRQSWEPLDETRVAANQPEWQPLLMQERARRVWDAINGLPPTEKRALIEVVIEGASLRGAGKKQGVSAMTMQRRLKRALAQLRQELADQDSSL, from the coding sequence ATGAACAAACGACAAACGATCCGAAACGAACGCATTGAGCGACATCTGAACCTGGTCGATCCCATTGCTGGCCACTACGCCAAACGGTCGGGCCTGGACCGTGATGATCTCAAGCAAGTGGGAAGGCTTGGCTTATTGCGTGCCGCCGAAGGGTATGAGCAAGGCCAAGACAAGCCGTTTGAGGTCTATGCAAGGCCTCACATCAAAGGAGCGATCCTTCACTACCTCAGAGACAGTGTGGGGCTGATCAGACTCCCCAGACGCCTTCAAGAACAAGCGCAGAGCAGCATCAAAACCAATTCCTCAGAATCGGCCAAAAGTCAGGGGATGACCGCAGAGATCGAACTCAACGTTCAGATTTATCGACGCCGTCAGTCTTGGGAACCCTTAGACGAAACCAGGGTGGCAGCAAACCAACCTGAATGGCAGCCTCTGCTGATGCAGGAAAGGGCCCGACGTGTCTGGGATGCCATCAACGGGTTGCCGCCTACAGAGAAAAGGGCGCTGATTGAGGTGGTGATCGAAGGTGCCAGCCTCCGTGGTGCCGGGAAAAAGCAGGGTGTCAGCGCCATGACCATGCAACGGAGGCTGAAACGGGCCTTAGCCCAGTTGCGACAGGAGCTTGCCGATCAAGACTCTTCGCTGTGA
- a CDS encoding SpoIID/LytB domain-containing protein: MTATAGLIGAITWSVQAIGQLEQQRSQKHTLETLLESSGTDQPARHSSSQLSSDEPENKTPRPQSVVQPTPGAKPLGAPGNPIVRVALLSQSPPRRVDLSGQAECRFSTGEIVQKRALERLLSERRSNLVTCQSGQNGAIVVNESSYPETVYFLNRGRGWLVINQLSLERYVASVVGAEMPSHWNPEALKAQAVAARSYALVHLVRPADSDFNLGDTTRWQAYGGLKSQSASTAAAAKATQGLVLSFQGGLVESLYASTSEIAAEAHSHLGASMSQHGAQDLAMKGLKFNEILGRYYVGASLARLKTNEN; this comes from the coding sequence ATGACCGCCACCGCGGGGCTGATCGGCGCGATCACCTGGAGTGTCCAGGCCATTGGTCAGCTGGAACAACAGCGAAGCCAAAAACACACCCTCGAAACGCTGCTGGAAAGCTCCGGAACCGATCAGCCAGCGCGTCATTCCTCTAGTCAGCTATCAAGTGATGAGCCGGAGAACAAGACTCCGAGACCCCAATCGGTCGTGCAGCCAACGCCTGGTGCTAAGCCCCTCGGAGCCCCAGGCAATCCGATTGTGCGCGTTGCTTTGTTAAGTCAATCACCACCCCGTCGCGTGGACCTATCAGGGCAGGCCGAGTGCAGATTCAGCACCGGTGAGATCGTGCAAAAAAGAGCCCTTGAACGCCTTCTCAGCGAGCGTCGTTCGAATTTGGTGACCTGTCAATCAGGCCAAAATGGGGCCATTGTTGTCAATGAAAGCTCCTATCCAGAGACCGTCTATTTCCTCAACAGAGGTCGCGGTTGGCTTGTGATTAATCAGCTGTCTTTGGAGCGTTACGTTGCTTCTGTGGTTGGGGCAGAGATGCCGAGTCATTGGAATCCTGAAGCGTTAAAAGCACAAGCTGTGGCGGCTCGGTCCTACGCCCTCGTGCATCTTGTTCGTCCTGCCGATTCCGATTTCAATCTTGGCGACACCACGCGTTGGCAAGCCTATGGAGGCCTAAAAAGTCAAAGCGCGTCCACTGCCGCCGCCGCCAAAGCCACCCAGGGCCTCGTTCTCAGTTTCCAGGGAGGACTTGTGGAATCGTTGTATGCATCGACCAGTGAAATCGCTGCTGAAGCACACAGCCATTTAGGAGCAAGTATGAGTCAACATGGCGCTCAAGATCTGGCCATGAAAGGGCTCAAGTTCAATGAAATCCTCGGTCGTTATTACGTGGGCGCATCCTTAGCGAGGTTGAAAACAAATGAGAACTGA